The region GCATGACTCTACAGCAGCAAGGAACAATTCATCACATCATACTTAATTAGTCACCAGCCGGTCTTCCAGATATAATTAACTTATGGTGACTCATTTTCAACAAAGGCAAGACCACCTCACACTGATCGTCCTCAATTCAAGCTGTAGAGTACTACCACACAGTGGGAGGTAGGCTGGGTTGAGGGCAAATAATATAATAACTTTGACTGAGCgatccaataaaaaaaattcatggGAGCAAAACAGTGCATGCAGTAGGCTGCTCTGTGAGGTGGATAAATGTCTGTCTAATGTTCAGTATTGGTCTTATTTCGTTTCTTCTGCTGAATGAAGAACTGAAAGTTCAGGATTTGGTCACAAACCAAAGGCGAATTAAAGtgttgacctgatgatggcactagaggaaaagatAAGCGATCACAAAAGTTATCACAATTAAGACCAGACTGGAAATACAGTGCAGATACTTTCAGTCAGGTGGTGGACTGACCGCATTCCGGACATTGTCTAACTGCCAAAATGTTTAATGGCATGGATGGCATCGCCAACACCTGCCACTCTTTAACTAAATGTAGCGTTTGACCTTGATTCAGTGACTCACCTGGGATGATCTTGCACTGCTTAAAGGTCTCCATGAGGCTGtacatctcttcctctgttagCAGCAGATTCAGATTATCCTGTAGAAAAGGGGGAGAAGAGGGCAGAGAATTACAcattgtgaaacaaaaaaaaaaaaaaaaaaaaaaaagctcccaGAGTTTCATTTATTGTCAAGGGATGCATTACTTGATGTGTAATGAGTGAGAGTGCTCTAATTATATGGAGTTATTCCTAGGTGGACCTCCTGCAATTAGCCACAAGTATACAAAGTATTGGATTGTGGATCCATTTCATCAACTGTTCAGTTTCCCAGGTGATTCTCATGATGTGCTGTTCTGCCTCAGAGTCTCTTCATCACTGTATCATTATCAAAAGAAAgccagaaagaaaaggaagattTCCCATTAATTGCAATTAAGACATTTAAGTGCCACGAGGCTTGATATTTCATAAATTTTCATGttatgaagaaaaacattttattgcaAAAATCTGCCAATATGCTAATACATAATaacctgtttttctcctctaaTAATTCAGTCCAAGTGTGTAGATCTGCTTACACTCGTTGTACTTTAATAAGTAAAGAACAGAGTTTAATTAAAATCTGCTTACTTAAGATACACAAAACAGATTTCAATTATATATTTAGGGATATCAAAACATgacatggctaaaaaaaacgaACAAATTGAGCATTTAATCAGAGTTATGGAAAATGAAAGATGCATCTGATGTAAAGATGTGTGTAACATAAATTTCTTCTGGGTCTGACGTAAACATCAGCAACTCCACAGGCAAGGAGACTCACTAGAGACActgatttgaatatttattcttataaattatttgtgttatttatcagATAAGTGGGATGATGAAACTTTAATGGTCCTCGTGGGATTATTGAGGTAAATCAATCCCAGTTTGTTTACATAGTCCTTAATCACAGTTACAATCTGCcagggctttaaaaaaaaaaaaaaaagcagcattatGAAATCGAAATGGAAATTTACAACCGCCTAccctttagaaaataaatgaaaaaataccCTCAAGCTCAGCAAACACTGGAAAATCAAAAAGGAAATGGATAAAAAGCTGGTATGTCTATGACATCCGCAGCTTATTAGAAATGCTGTGGATTATAAAACCAAGAATTTTGCTCTGCGTTTACTTTTGGTCCGACTGCTTTTGAAATTTCAAAGAAAAGTGTTTGAGATTATTTCTTTTAATATCGATTCTTTGAACCCAAACCTTATGCTACACATATGTCACTCTTACATTCAGTCATTCTACAGTCTGCAGGTGAGTGCAGTCTCACAATAACCAATGCTAATAATTAACAAATGTATGAAACTAACACTCGGGTTAACAAACATTGGAATTTccctttaaatgtgaaataaatatgaTGAGAAGTTCAGAAAGCTGATTAAAACACCACTCCCCACCTATCCTCAGTCACCACAAATAAACAAGGCCACATGACCTCATTAGATCAGCCACTGGAAGCTCAACATGTGTGCCAACAAGCTGTATGGTGTCCTGCATTTCTGCTGCCTGTCATCAAGATCGCAGGAACTGCCAACACCTTGCTGCAGCATTTACAGATCAAGTGTATGTACAGCATGTGTATTTaatgattcatttatttgtctGATCTGCCTTGAATACTACCCAATCCGTGGCTAAGCCTTACTTAGTGAATACTTTTAAGCTAATGGATCTAGCAATGTCACTCATATGAAGAAACTCACTCTTATTCTTCAttccttcatccatccattaatTGCACTGAACAGGCACTCATTAATTCaggataagtgtgtgtgtatattaaaGTATTTAAGGGGTTAAGACTCATAATCAGCCTTTTCATCTCACTTGTCGACAAAATTTCATCATTTCTATTGTCTATCACCTCGTTAAATGTATCATGCTGCTATAAtgcatcataataataataacattaaatgAGAGAACTGCGTGAGTTCCACCACTCGTTCTcagtattttacagtaaatcagaCATTATGCAGTAGACcatcttcatctgctgcttGGTTCTAGTGCCTTCGAGAAATTAAATGTCACGTTTGTCTTTCCAGCCCTTCAGGTGATAAACTGAGATTACTTATGTATGCCACCTCCAAcaacataaatataattttgCTAGGCCATGTGGGAGGTTGGAAAATTACAGCATACTCAACATAATTTGTTGTCGCCATCTTCtcttttcattattatatttatcaATGCTCTCAGTTTGCTGCATCTTATTAAGCCCCTAATTAAACTAAAATTCCCACAGGAACTCATAAcgaatccatttttttttatctgtctgtcattCTAAAAGTCAGATgtaaatcgagcaaaaaaaagATCATGCTATCATCAGGAAACTGCTTCCTTTGTTTGCTCTTTGCCAGACATCGTTTCTGTAGATCACCAGTCTGCAGCATTACTATGCTCATTAAGCGTCACTCCTAGTCACACCAACCGTCtgcaaaacaatgaaacaagCCATCTGCTATGGATGCAGTAATGACACAGTTACATCTATCTGATAACATTTTTTCATGGAACTTTAACTTCAGAGTGGCCTTAAAAGTGATTTAAAGGTTTATGCAACACCTACTGACAGCATctggaaaatacattttctatgATGGAAAAGGCCCCAAGGGGCAAAGAAaagtataataataacaacacatTCTAATTTTATTCTGGCAGCTTGCATAAATAGTTATTTGAGACTGCCCTGTTCAGAAAAATGACAGCGTTGGTTGTAGGttcaaacagctttaaaataaCCCATGATTAGTCTCAGTGTCAGAGCAGGAagttcaaaaaataaaatattcttctTATTGATTCCAAAGCTGCAGGAATCAATATTTCTGTGCTAACAATAAATCAGATGACTGTGTGCTATGAAAGGTGTCGCTAGTAGTGATATAATCAGTAGATTATGCCATAAAATAAGAGCATTATCACCCAACCCTGCTGTTCCCCTCGTGTCTGTGGGGccttttagtcatttttatctGACTGTGACTTTTTATCTTGCAGCAGAAGCCAGCgttttcagagagaaagttCTCATATACCTGTTTTCTAACTTCCCAcccgacaaaaaaaaaaaagcagcttaagAGTCAGATATTTTTCTTAGGTGTTGGTGAAAACAGCCAGAgataaaaggagagtgaatactggacttacattcatcagggtGGATACTAACTGCAGCATGTCTGCCACATAAACACTCTCAACTTAGCCTTTGGGAACCTTAATGACCAGCAGCATGACTCAAAAAGAAGTCAGTGCAATAAAGAATGGCCACTCATGATCATGAACCCTTCCtccatctgattggctgccatTGAGCCATATATGCAGCAGTCTGCTTTGAAGGCTGACTGTAAATCCACTTTCAAGGAAACTCAGTCCATCTGCCAGCAGCAGCCTCCAGTGCCTGTGCGAAAATAAATGTCAGATGTGACAGaaggtgggggttgggggtgggggggatttGTAACAGCTGACTGACATGCTAACAAAATAGCTGGTTTCTTTAGCTTTTAAGGACGAGAATtcacaatttaaataaaacatttctctctttccctcactgAATTGTCTCCTTCCACCCCCATTCTTCACACGCCGAAGGAGCCAGCCAAAGAAAGAGGACCTCTCAGTGTCCTTTCACAGATTGTGTGAAAACATCTCCCTCTAAGCGCAACTTTGGCAAGTGATTTTGCTTCTCAGGGCtgttgaaagacagaaaagcccGTACTCCACTCTGAAGGGTCCTCCAGTAAAAAAAAGCACTCTTCAGCTGTTTATGCtagaataaaaacagattgCATTATGCCTCTCACAGGGCGATGATCGCCCGAGTCATCAGTTTTGGCATTGGCCTTGAATTCCTGATGAGAAGCTGAgcgtttgttttattgttttaaaaacaatgaaagctCATCCAGAACACTGCctcactgcctttttatttgaACTCTAGCCGAAATAgtttcacaatttaaaaaaaagtgaagcatTACATTTGTGCAGCACAATAGCTGCTGTCATGCTGCACatggagtatgtgtgtgtggcaactGAACAATAACAACTGCCTGATAGAAAGCCACGTCAAAGAGATCACTGTCCTTATCCCAccactgctaaaaaaaacacatcatggtACACAACTTTCAACAAAAGTACAGACTGCAAGGAGGGTCCACATTCCAACTGTTCATATATGTTTAAATTTCAATTTGCATTTGAATGAATTTCACTttgcaacagcagcagttttgatttaaatttacatAAATAATAGCGTTTTAACAACGGTGGTCTGCAAATTTGCTCAGCTGGAACTAATGAGTGTCAGACATTTTAAGAAAAGAGAGTCGTGATATTAGTTctgcctgtgcttttcctgccatgacaagtcaaaatgtctgccgtGCAAAAATGGTAACTCAGCGGTGGTCGCGTATTAACGACAAACAGCTTGTGACAGAATCTCCCAGTCAAACCTTTTAAGCACATCGTTATCATACCTTGTCAGCACACAGTGTTTATACTAATCAAACAAACTGATCAATTTGTACAAACTGATCAAATTGTACTCAAGAGGTAGACCGGGTCATCCCCCAGTCGGAACGTCAGTGGTTCGATCCCTAGCACCTCTAGCCCACATGCTGAATCATCCTtgggcaagacactgaaccccaaattACCTCTCATGGCAGAGTGTGAACAGGatgtatgaatgtgtgcgtgaatgggtgaatgtggcAAGTAGTGTAAAGTGCTTCGAGTGGTCGATAAGACTAGAAAAGCATAagtgcagtccatttaccatttacaaTTCCCCCTTATTAACGTCATCTAATTGTAGTGAGtgagaaacagaatgaaatgGTGACAAAGGCCAATCAAATTATGAAAACAGAGGCTGAAAATACATCATAGCAGTTTACTGAAATAATCCTTTATAAAATACAGTTGAACAAAACTACAtggtgtatttttattttctaatatttttcatgtgtgtccctgcatttgcatttgaaagAACTACGTGTTTGTTGTCCAGTATGTGATGATGGTGCACAGTGAGCTCTGCAGACTTACACAATAGTAGCAGCTCCAGCCAGTAACAGTGTGGGCTGTATCTCTCATCTCCTGCAAGGCCTCGGCACGCAGGTAGCCCAACTCCCTCAGGCAGCCGTCGTGAAACACCCGCGTGCAGATCCTGCAGGGGTACAGGTCATCGGCCGtccacacctcacacacatcacacatctcATCACTCGGtggctgaaagaaaaacaacatatgtCAATCAGTTTGTGTCATTTGCATTAACAGCAACAATATTGTGCACTTTGCTCATGTTCTTAGATGGATAATTAAGATGGAACTACCCATAACATGAAGACTCATATCTATGGCCTTGTCTAACATTTGCTCTTTCTCAGTTGCTGCTCAGCTTCCCTGTGCACTGCATTTACAGGCCAGACACACTCAGATGTCAAGAAAAGGGAAAACGACAGCAGGATGCTTGACTGGTTAACCACACCAAGacactgtcagtttttattcCTGCTGGTTTTTATCTCTTTATTTCAGTGCTGCAGCACCAGCTTGGGGGCTGTAGACACAGCCACAGCCAGTCACAGATGAGACCATCAAATTTTCTCAGTCACAGCTTATCTTATAGTTACGGCTCACCTCTTGTGACCTGATGACTCAGTTTACAATAACAAGCAACCTGCATCAAAGTTCCAGTCAAACTGACTCCAGGCTTTCAACAGTGGCTATAACTGGCGGAGAGGGTCATTCATCAGCCTCTAACACGCAGTAATTTCTCTAAAAATCGAGACTAACATCCAGAGTGACACTCCAGGCTTCAATTTTCATTATGCCACACACAGAAGTAAATGTGTGTTGGATGtaataaacaacaaactgacTTCTGCTGTTCTTAAACTTTGTGTAGTGCCGAGAGAAAGCGGTGTATTCTTGGTCAAAAGATTCTACTGAAGAAAAGGCCATAAAATCCAGAGGGGTCATGGCCTGATGGTAGCACAGGAGTAAAGCTCACTGAATGTCAGAAGTAGACAAAAATCAGTCTTTTAGAATTAAAATATACTACAATAAAAAACTCAATTCATCATGTTTTAATGTTAAGACTGGAATCAGCACACTAAGGCCTGACTGAAAGTCGTCGGCAGATTATGGAGAAGTGATGCAAGGTTGACGGAAACGTGCGGGGGAGCATGAACgatgagaataaaaaaaaaagcccagaaTTGACCCTTGAGGTACACTGTACTTGACATGAGAAATTAAAGGGACAGTTGCTAATGGAGATACAGAACATTCAATGTGACAGATAGAAGGAAAACCTATTTAATCCAGTTCACTGCCAAATAAACCCACTCACCAAAGGCATTAGCCTGGCAAATCATTGCATTATAATGCTTTACTTATTATGGTCCAGCATGGCCATGGATTAATCAGCTTATCTTTTCTATTCTGTTTTATCCTTTCAAAATTCTCATGTGCATTTCTATAATTATTGCAAGGCAGGTAGACGCTTTTATTTCTGTACCTCTTGTTAAAGTGCATCATCGGCACTACAGCAAGTTGCCATGCGATGTTTACTctttgtaaaacagaaaacctgATGGTGTCAGTGCTCCTGTGAACTCCATCACCTGTTAGTCAGCGTCGCCCTGAAAAGGGTCACCTCTCTGAGCCAGCCAAAGCAGCCTGCCCACAAGATGCTCGCTGTGAAGAGCCCTcgcacacaacaacaacaacaacagcaacgaCCACACATCTCACTGCCAGTGTGGAAATAAAAGGCCTGGCAGAAAACAACTTCAAACTCATATTTTCTCACCTTCAACAGAGGTGTTTAGATAAAGCTTAAGCGTCCCTTTATTATAGTTTGGCTCAGCTGCTTTATCATAATGCCTAACttgagggaggaaaagagataaTGCACTGCTGTTGCCATGGGGATTCTTTGACATCTCCCAGACATCTATTTAATCCCAGGACTCAGGGGTTTatcctgtgtgttttgtaaaactAAAAACTGTGTTCATATTCAGTATTTCTATTTCAGTGACATATTCTAAGATCACCAGCCACCACTCTATTTATTGCATCATATAATACctgctctttcttttccagCTCCACTTCTACAGGCTGGTCGTCATCAGCTTCCCTTTTGGGCCGCACAAAAGCAGGCGGTGTGAGCTGATGGGTCTTTTCGAGATCTTCAGGCTCCACTCCCTTCCCATCCCGTAACCTCGACCAAGCCTCCTGGTTGACCTTACATTCGTCCCTCGTTGGAGCTGAGGCCTGCTGGGAGGTCGACGGACCCGCGCTattgtctgtttcctctttctctgcctcttctttaCTCTTCTCTTCAGGATTGGCTGCAGTTTTGGCGGGTCCGTCGCCTTCCTCTACTTCTACTTCTGTCTGTTTGGCTGCAGCAGCACGATCTTTAAGGCCAGACTGGAAGGCAGAGACGACGGCAGTGCATTTCTGCACcttctccacctgctgcttctttGACATGAGCACTCCCATGGCTGCAGACAGATGGtgagacaaagaaacaaagaacagTTACACAAGTATTCTGCATTAATAATTTATCACAACTCTCATTTACAACAATACAGGCATTATCCAAGTATTAAAGCTAGGGGTGTGCCATGTAAGTCACCTCACGactcgattacgattcacagtgctacgattcgatgaTTCCcagattatcgatgcatctcgattaatcttttttttcccacatagaatgtttctttcctcactctgtacttgtaaaataatgtatatttttacatatccattcattgaagtaaaacacgtttatctcttttcttttctaactcctctgataaaagaagaaaaaagcattagctcgcacatgtaatgcctgtttcatttattgatgtagattaaaaacaatattaataCTTAAAagatatattgtgtggctgtactgacatgacatgattctgatttgattattttattatgaacatgtacatgaaaaaaatatctgttaaaaaagaaaaaacaaatagggaaaggaaattgacaatatttccacttcgattacaatctgatatcttgatttacatgtccagaaagtaatccttttaaatattattgtatgtgcatgtcagccagattgtttctcatatggattttggacactttgtggtcactgcgcgtattcttacgtttccagttaacggagtgttgacagaatatgcaacactcggcactaacccctcagtacagagccgagcagtttgcgtcgagtttcgcagttttttcgccgacgaacacagagccgtagggagccgcttcgccatgcttacatagttttgaagggggaggggcttagtctgtgggaggggcttgttgtgccacccagatttgcttccctccgtgcagttttccccagacacacgttcctcttccacacgaaaacagcattgcactcaaattatgtcaaattccgcgatattccgcgttaaaaatagattccgttttagacttccgcgattcagtgatcgcggaaatcatagggccccataatatgtccggggggcacgcgctactttttttcgttccgaccgctgcactttccttccgttattaaaagaatcgattttt is a window of Toxotes jaculatrix isolate fToxJac2 chromosome 16, fToxJac2.pri, whole genome shotgun sequence DNA encoding:
- the phf24 gene encoding PHD finger protein 24 isoform X1; amino-acid sequence: MGVLMSKKQQVEKVQKCTAVVSAFQSGLKDRAAAAKQTEVEVEEGDGPAKTAANPEEKSKEEAEKEETDNSAGPSTSQQASAPTRDECKVNQEAWSRLRDGKGVEPEDLEKTHQLTPPAFVRPKREADDDQPVEVELEKKEQPPSDEMCDVCEVWTADDLYPCRICTRVFHDGCLRELGYLRAEALQEMRDTAHTVTGWSCYYCDNLNLLLTEEEMYSLMETFKQCKIIPESCLVSDELLQYRHFVSKQQFDKDLTDEQEEEVLAQFAALDPEKKGHIEWSDFLYFESLAMLRKFRTENSLVRLMTAKERDKARSVFLGLDLDKDGMITRAECRQAQQSWFHSLNKDSQSCNVRLMGLCSPMNCGISQVGPICESSPGSSGSERSKTGDSRPVTWADFLKESAIYILAARPNSSAMHIHLPL
- the phf24 gene encoding PHD finger protein 24 isoform X2; amino-acid sequence: MGVLMSKKQQVEKVQKCTAVVSAFQSGLKDRAAAAKQTEVEVEEGDGPAKTAANPEEKSKEEAEKEETDNSAGPSTSQQASAPTRDECKVNQEAWSRLRDGKGVEPEDLEKTHQLTPPAFVRPKREADDDQPVEVELEKKEQPPSDEMCDVCEVWTADDLYPCRICTRVFHDGCLRELGYLRAEALQEMRDTAHTVTGWSCYYCDNLNLLLTEEEMYSLMETFKQCKIIPESCLVSDELLQYRHFVSKQQFDKDLTDEQEEEVLAQFAALDPEKKGHIEWSDFLYFESLAMLRKFRTENSLVRLMTAKERDKARSVFLGLDLDKDGMITRAECRQAQQSWFHSLNKDSQSCNVSISQVGPICESSPGSSGSERSKTGDSRPVTWADFLKESAIYILAARPNSSAMHIHLPL